In one window of Tripterygium wilfordii isolate XIE 37 chromosome 1, ASM1340144v1, whole genome shotgun sequence DNA:
- the LOC120001234 gene encoding probable chalcone--flavonone isomerase 3, whose product MATESVMVDEIPFPPQITTTKPLSLLGHGITDIEIHFLQIKFTAIGVYLEPEIVGHLQKWKGKPGNELAENDEFFEAVISAPVDKFLRVVIIKEIKGSQYVVQLESEVRDRLAEIDKYEEEEEEALEKIVEFFQSKYFKKNSVITFYFPATSGTAEIVFATEGKGESKINVGNANVVEMIKKWYLGGTRGLSPTTISSLANNLSAELSK is encoded by the exons A TGGCTACTGAAAGTGTAATGGTGGATGAAATCCCTTTTCCTCCCCAGATCACAACCACCAAGCCATTGTCTCTGCTTGGTCATG GAATCACAGACATTGAAATACACTTCCTCCAAATCAAGTTTACTGCGATTGGAGTCTACTTGGAACCTGAAATTGTAGGACATTTACAGAAGTGGAAGGGAAAACCTGGAAACGAACTTGCAGAGAACGATGAATTTTTCGAAGCTGTTATCTCTG CTCCTGTGGATAAGTTTCTGCGAGTTGTGATCATTAAGGAAATCAAGGGCTCCCAATATGTTGTGCAGCTAGAGAGTGAGGTGAGAGATCGATTGGCAGAAATCGACAAatatgaagaagaggaagaggaagccttggagaagattgttgagTTCTTCCAGTCCAAATATTTCAAGAAAAATTCCGTCATCACATTCTACTTTCCAGCTACTTCAGGCACTGCCGAG ATTGTTTTTGCAACTGAAGGGAAAGGGGAATCAAAGATCAATGTCGGAAATGCGAATGTTGTGGAGATGATCAAGAAATGGTACTTGGGTGGAACCAGGGGACTTTCTCCTACAACCATATCTTCCTTAGCCAACAACCTTTCAGCTGAATTGTCTAAATGA
- the LOC119997438 gene encoding uncharacterized protein LOC119997438: MASVGIRCGGSDSLLQRPPIANRDRIARPCCSLRVANSARITMSMRQTVAPEPITRRSDLTIKHEPEDRKSDAVVLEKLVDGWMKHSVGEIVKNLHEAPLLVHVYSEDDDEKNKATLKTEKALEEESWGRIIEEWKRGSARKPEGVIFVEQLKDADEEEETSTDGVTMAWGVVVQGRGGGGVECGPPTCYLLKTSRAGAGPGMGLCCTHYCLVKVKSFRETTSSQLKNCWLAQGN; the protein is encoded by the coding sequence ATGGCGTCCGTTGGCATTCGTTGCGGAGGATCCGATTCTCTGCTGCAACGACCTCCGATTGCTAATCGTGATCGGATTGCCCGGCCTTGTTGTTCACTCAGGGTCGCGAATAGCGCGAGAATCACGATGTCGATGAGACAAACGGTGGCTCCGGAGCCAATAACTCGTCGGAGTGATCTCACAATTAAACATGAACCAGAGGACCGCAAGAGCGACGCCGTTGTGTTGGAAAAGTTAGTGGACGGGTGGATGAAGCATTCCGTGGGGGAGATCGTCAAGAATCTTCACGAAGCGCCGTTGCTTGTCCACGTGTATTCCGAGGATGACGACGAGAAGAACAAGGCGACGTTGAAGACGGAGAAGGCGCTGGAGGAAGAGAGTTGGGGTAGGATCATTGAGGAATGGAAGAGAGGATCAGCACGAAAACCGGAGGGCGTGATATTCGTTGAACAGCTGAAAGACGCGGACGAGGAAGAAGAGACGTCGACGGATGGAGTGACGATGGCTTGGGGAGTGGTGGTTCAAGGTAGAGGAGGAGGCGGTGTTGAGTGTGGGCCGCCCACATGTTACCTGCTTAAGACGAGCCGGGCCGGTGCTGGGCCTGGAATGGGCCTGTGTTGCACTCACTATTGTTTGGTGAAGGTGAAGAGTTTCAGGGAAACGACGTCGTCTCAGCTAAAGAATTGCTGGTTGGCACAGGGTAATTGA
- the LOC120003824 gene encoding U-box domain-containing protein 62-like, with protein sequence MSSEEVSLVPSQNGLNSHAQLLFSDDTLRFNCGPHRVGDPGPKATRELSAFIDGNKMFSGFSSQGGPDSFPRTSIYGEGPDHRRQEIPSETRNWASFGNGSAATPSGDESEDDDEDDEDDDEADLDADHEINGIVATVDDGSRNNTAPSSTGAKNSNAHKYSSFRDNIGNEKPHLSSFGSSRESVMVKDSQNVSNAVQSQQHGRMVGGGIYHNAVTVADHDGGDVYYSQYLQGAEVGSGRGGCVSGGRKDIGVGDNGCDFNGRKEGSFSSESGENLRTILSDPVTGTLMDDAMILPCGHSFGGGGIQHIVRTKACCTCSQPVSEDSISPNLSLRAAVQAFRREEELQFYRSPKRRKERFDQDKGGESGLMDPPRGRGVQFPFAVTDRVIIKGNKRTPQRFVGREAIVTTQCLNGWYVVKTLDNAESVKLQYRSLAKVPD encoded by the exons ATGTCATCAGAGGAAGTATCTTTGGTACCTTCACAGAACGGCCTAAATTCACACGCGCAGCTGCTCTTCTCTGACGATACCTTGCGTTTCAATTGCGGACCTCACCGGGTTGGGGATCCGGGACCCAAGGCGACCCGGGAACTATCCGCTTTCATTGACGGTAACAAGATGTTCTCCGGTTTCTCTTCTCAGGGTGGACCTGATTCTTTTCCTCGAACCAGCATCTATGGCGAGGGACCGGACCACCGCCGCCAGGAAATCCCTTCCGAAACCCGAAATTGGGCGTCTTTCGGCAATGGCTCCGCGGCCACTCCTAGCGGCGACGAATCAGAGGacgatgatgaggatgatgaagatgacgaCGAAGCTGACTTGGACGCCGATCACGAGATCAACGGAATTGTAGCTACGGTAGATGATGGAAGCAGAAACAACACCGCCCCAAGCTCTACTGGTGCCAAGAACAGTAACGCACATAAGTATAGCAGCTTCAGGGATAATATTGGAAACGAAAAGCCTCACCTTTCTTCTTTTG GGTCAAGTAGGGAGTCGGTGATGGTGAAGGACTCTCAAAATGTGAGTAATGCAGTCCAAAGTCAGCAACATGGAAGGATGGTGGGAGGTGGCATTTACCATAATGCAGTTACAGTTGCGGACCATGATGGAGGTGATGTGTACTACTCTCAGTATTTACAGGGGGCGGAGGTGGGTTCTGGACGCGGAGGCTGTGTTAGTGGTGGGCGGAAGGATATCGGTGTGGGGGACAATGGGTGCGATTTCAATGGGAGGAAGGAAGGTTCATTTTCGAGCGAGTCAGGGGAGAATTTGAGAACTATTTTATCAGATCCTGTCAC TGGAACTCTGATGGACGATGCCATGATATTGCCTTGCGGTCATTCTTTTGGAGGTGGTGGAATACAGCACATTGTTAGAACG AAAGCTTGCTGCACTTGCTCACAGCCTGTTTCAGAAGACTCGATATCTCCTAATCTCT CTCTCCGAGCGGCTGTTCAAGCTTTTCGCCGGGAAGAAGAGTTACAATTTTACCGCTCACCTAAAAGGCGCAAAGAAAGGTTTGACCAG GATAAGGGTGGCGAGTCAGGTCTCATGGATCCTCCACGGGGCAGAGGTGTTCAGTTTCCATTTGCCGTGACAGACCGGGTGATCATAAAG GGGAACAAGAGGACACCGCAGAGATTTGTTGGACGTGAGGCCATTGTGACAACACAATGTTTAAATGGATG GTATGTAGTGAAGACATTGGACAATGCAGAGAGTGTAAAATTGCAGTATCGATCATTGGCAAAGGTCCCCGACTGA